The genome window AACTCGCGAAAAAACAGGGTGAGCATAACGATATACTCCTTTTCATTAATCAAATAATCCTAATAATGAGTAAAGCCTTACCAACCCGAAGTGAAAATTACTCCGAATGGTACAATGAGTTAGTAAAAAGGGCCGACCTGGCCGAAAATTCCGCAGTGAGAGGCTGTATGGTGATCAAGCCGTATGGTTATTCGATCTGGGAGAAGATGCAGCGTGCTTTGGATGATATGTTTAAGGAAACAGGCCATTCCAATGCTTATTTCCCGCTTTTCATACCAAAATCATTTCTTAGCAAAGAGGCTTCACACGTGGAAGGCTTTGCCAAGGAATGCGCTGTTGTGACGCATTATCGCCTCAAAAACGATCCCGATGGAAAAGGAGTCATTGTGGATCCGGACGCGAAACTGGAAGAAGAACTGATCGTTCGTCCTACTTCGGAAACGGTGATCTGGAGCACTTATAAGAACTGGATCCAATCCTACCGCGACCTGCCCTTGCTGATTAACCAATGGGCCAATGTGGTTCGCTGGGAAATGCGCACGCGGTTGTTTTTAAGGACCACCGAATTTTTGTGGCAGGAAGGCCATACGGCGCATGCAACCTCCGCAGAAGCCATTGCAGAAACAGAACAAATGCTGGAAATATATGCGCAATTCGCTGAGGAATGGATGGCGCTTCCAGTTGTTAAAGGCGTAAAAACGGCTAACGAGCGTTTTGCAGGAGCAGTTAATACACATTGCATTGAAGCTTTGATGCAGGACGGGAAGGCCTTGCAAGCCGGAACTTCTCATTATTTGGGACAAAATTTTGCGAATGCTTTTGACGTCAAATTTCAGGATAAAGATGGCAAGCTGGAATATGTATGGGGAACTTCATGGGGCGTGAGCACGCGGTTAATGGGCGCACTAATCATGGCGCATTCTGATGACGCCGGATTGGTTTTGCCTCCGAAACTAGCCCCTATCCAAGTGGTGATTGTTCCAATTTATAAAAATGAGGAGCAGCTGAATTTAATTTCTGAAAAGGTAAAGGAAATTTCCAAGGAGCTTAAAAAACTGGGGATCAGTGTGAAATTTGACAACAGTGATGCCTATAAACCTGGTTATAAATTTGCCGAGTATGAACTGAAAGGCGTTCCCGTGCGTCTTGCTATGGGTGCACGCGATCTCGAAAACGGAACGGTGGAGGTTGCACGCAGGGATACCAAAACAAAGGAAACGGTTTCGCTGGAAGGCATTGCCGAATTCATCCAGTCGTTGCTGGACAACATTCAGGAATCCATTTACAACAAGGCGCTCGCATTCCGCGAAGAGAACACGACAAAGGTCGATTCGTTTGAAGAATTCAATAAAGTGCTCGATTCCAAAGGCGGGTTTATTCTGGCGCATTGGGACGGCACATCAGAAACTGAGGAAAAGATCAAAGAAGAAACTAAGGCTACAATCCGCTGCATCCCATTGGATCAGGTGAAAGAATCCGGCGTTTGTATTTACTCAGGAAAGCCTTCGGCAGGAAGAGTCGTTTTTGCCCGGGCATATTAATTTTATCAATCCGAAAACAGTTCATTTTCCGCTGTTAGTAAGGCATTTTTAACCATTTAAGATTTACAAGATGAAGCAGGCGCAGGCAGGTGACAATGTACAGGTCCATTACAAAGGGACTTTGACAGACGGACAACTTTTTGATTCTTCGGAAGGACGCGATCCGTTAAATTTCAAGCTGGGTAGCGGTCAGGTTATCAAAGGTTTTGATGATGGCGTTACAGGCATGGAAATCGGTGATAAAAAGACCATTCACATCCCGAATGCAGAAGCTTACGGCCCTGTAAATGAGGATATGGTTATCAATTTCGAACGCTCACAAATTCCTGCCGACATTCCTCTGGAAGTGGGCGGAACGCTTAATATGCATCAGGATGGCGGACAGGTTATCCCGGTTGTGGTGAAAGAAGTGACAGAAGAATATGTCATTCTGGATGCCAATCACCCATTAGCAGGTCAGGACCTGATTTTTGAGCTTGAATTGGTTGGGATCAACTAATAAGTGTAGAAAATTAGAAGTTAAAAGCATAAAGTCAGATGAATGTCTGGCTTTATGCTTTTTTATTTGGCTAATTTCAGACTGAATGCTTCGGGTTTGTTGCGGGAGATTTTAAGCAGCACCTGTTTCTCTGCCAGATCATGCAGCATTCGTTCCGCCCGTTTTTCGGAAATATTAATGATCCGTGAAAAAACTTTGGCTGTTACCGAGTCCTGCTCCCGCAGATAAGTGATCAGTGTCTTTATATGTCTGGATGCCAATAGTTTTTCCAGGTCCGCATCGGTTTCTCCCTGCATGAGCAGTTTTGGAATGGGAATGCTTTTGTCCTTTACCCGAATGTAAATGATCCGCATATCTTTCTCATTCACCGCATAATGTGGCTTGTCGGGGCTTTCGTCAACATCCACCTGCATCACCTTTTTTCCGTCAAGTAACGCAGATTTTATCCGGATCGTCAGCTTCGGCTCAATCAATTTACCCGTGGCCGTTTCCAGCTTTTTCAGCTCGGCCAGCTCGGAACCAACGCCCAGGATCGCGCCCGAATCGGCAATCCCGATCAACAGGCTGCCGCCGGAGGTGTTGGCGAACGATACAATGGTTTTAGCAATCTTGTACGGGCTGTCAATCGTCCTTTTAAATTCGGTCGTAAGCCCTTCTCCTTCTTTGATAATCTGTATGATGCTTTTTTCGCGCATTTAAATCAATCCATATTTTTTCCCTGGCAGCGATCGCACCATTCCCTGGAATTCCAGGTTAAGCAACAACGCCGCCAGTTTATTCAAGTGCATTCCGGCATGCCAGGAAAGTTCGTCAACTTGCATAATGCCTTTCTGCCGGAGCAATGCCAATATCTGGCTTTCGTCCTGTGTAAACCCTTCAAAGCTTGCCTGCATCTGGACCGGACGAACTTCCGCAGGCTCGTCTCCTGCCTGCTCCCAG of Dyadobacter chenhuakuii contains these proteins:
- the proS gene encoding proline--tRNA ligase; translation: MSKALPTRSENYSEWYNELVKRADLAENSAVRGCMVIKPYGYSIWEKMQRALDDMFKETGHSNAYFPLFIPKSFLSKEASHVEGFAKECAVVTHYRLKNDPDGKGVIVDPDAKLEEELIVRPTSETVIWSTYKNWIQSYRDLPLLINQWANVVRWEMRTRLFLRTTEFLWQEGHTAHATSAEAIAETEQMLEIYAQFAEEWMALPVVKGVKTANERFAGAVNTHCIEALMQDGKALQAGTSHYLGQNFANAFDVKFQDKDGKLEYVWGTSWGVSTRLMGALIMAHSDDAGLVLPPKLAPIQVVIVPIYKNEEQLNLISEKVKEISKELKKLGISVKFDNSDAYKPGYKFAEYELKGVPVRLAMGARDLENGTVEVARRDTKTKETVSLEGIAEFIQSLLDNIQESIYNKALAFREENTTKVDSFEEFNKVLDSKGGFILAHWDGTSETEEKIKEETKATIRCIPLDQVKESGVCIYSGKPSAGRVVFARAY
- a CDS encoding FKBP-type peptidyl-prolyl cis-trans isomerase translates to MKQAQAGDNVQVHYKGTLTDGQLFDSSEGRDPLNFKLGSGQVIKGFDDGVTGMEIGDKKTIHIPNAEAYGPVNEDMVINFERSQIPADIPLEVGGTLNMHQDGGQVIPVVVKEVTEEYVILDANHPLAGQDLIFELELVGIN
- a CDS encoding AlbA family DNA-binding domain-containing protein encodes the protein MREKSIIQIIKEGEGLTTEFKRTIDSPYKIAKTIVSFANTSGGSLLIGIADSGAILGVGSELAELKKLETATGKLIEPKLTIRIKSALLDGKKVMQVDVDESPDKPHYAVNEKDMRIIYIRVKDKSIPIPKLLMQGETDADLEKLLASRHIKTLITYLREQDSVTAKVFSRIINISEKRAERMLHDLAEKQVLLKISRNKPEAFSLKLAK